A single region of the Nicotiana sylvestris chromosome 6, ASM39365v2, whole genome shotgun sequence genome encodes:
- the LOC104211734 gene encoding protein NRT1/ PTR FAMILY 2.4-like encodes MPGLSVDLVVHKLPTYPDYSPVQQKQRKFNIDISDKIKEEVTKQLKAGVIRVVRYTTWLANIVPVPKKDGKIRAHALADHLAENPVDDEYQPLSTYFPDEEVNSIEMTSEDTSAWKMFFDGVVNAKGVRIGAILISPIGQNYPATARLRFFCTNNTAEYEACIMGAQQEETAATAVKPQFSAILGLKVFTTAIDKLRPPVCDDGSSACKNPSTTQYAVLYIALAVASLGAAALVYIEDNISWTWGFAISLGLNILALAIFLSGIRSYRHVKEQEGSPFINMARVVVAAIQKRKIPLFEQSHHYYHDPSDKQKNMASPTPTFKFLNRAAFITVGDIKSDGSIENTWRPCTIQQVGDLKSLIKLAPLWGSGLFLSTPLIIQSSLLVLQAQKMDRQVGHHFKISAGSILLYPFLAKCSQFSLTPLRRIGIGHVLTILGMAISALVESRRLRLMRSHHLQGQNGAIVPMSVLWLVPQLAFNGIGEGFHIPGHLRFYYQEFPASLKSTSTAVVAMFIGIGFYMGNTLIDLVQRTTRWLPDNINDGRMDNIFWLCCFLGSANFMYYLVFATFYKYRNIGDKPNDAPSK; translated from the exons atgccaggattaagtgtcGATTTAGTGGTCCATAAGTTGCCAACCTACCCCGATTATTCCCCTGTCCAGCAAAAACAGAGGAAGTTTAAcattgatatcagtgacaagattaaagaagaggtcacaaaacagttaaaggcgggagtgatccgagtggtccgatacaccacatggctggCTAATATAGTTcccgtgccaaagaaagatgggaaaattcgg GCCCACGCTTTAGCAGATCACCTAGCTGAAAACCCTGTGGATGATGAATATCAACCTCTGAGTACTTACTTTCCAGATGAGGAGGTGAATTCAATCGAGATGACATCAGAAGACACCagtgcttggaaaatgttcttcgatggagttgTGAACGCAAAAGGCGTTAGAATTGGGGCAATCCTGATCTCACCCATTGGTCAGAACTATCCAGCCACAGCCCGACTTcgatttttctgcacaaacaatactgccgagtatgaagcctgcattatgg gagctcagcaagaagaaacagcagcaacagcagtgaaaCCACAGTTTTCCG cgatattaggcctaaaagTATTCACAACAGCCATTGACAAATTAAGACCTCCGGTATGTGATGATGGCTCCAGTGCCTGTAAAAACCCATCAACAACTCAATATGCTGTCTTATATATTGCTCTTGCAGTAGCATCTCTAGGGGCTGCAG CCCTTGTCTACATTGAGGACAATATTAGTTGGACCTGGGGTTTTGCCATCTCTTTAGGTCTTAATATCCTCGCCTTAGCCATTTTTCTATCTGGGATACGTTCGTATCGCCATGTTAAGGAACAAGAAGGCAGCCCTTTTATCAATATGGCTCGTGTTGTTGTTGCAGCCATTCAGAAACGGAAAATCCCCCTGTTTGAGCAAAGTCACCATTACTATCATGATCCAAGTGATAAACAAAAAAATATGGCTTCCCCTACTCCTACCTTCAA GTTCCTCAACCGAGCAGCCTTCATCACTGTGGGAGACATTAAATCAGATGGCTCCATTGAGAATACCTGGAGACCATGTACAATCCAACAAGTAGGAGATTTGAAAAGCTTGATTAAGCTTGCTCCTTTGTGGGGTAGTGGATTATTTTTATCCACTCCTCTGATCATTCAGTCAAGCCTGCTAGTACTCCAGGCTCAGAAGATGGATCGTCAAGTGGGACACCATTTCAAAATCTCAGCAGGTTCTAT ATTGCTCTACCCTTTTCTAGCTAAATGCTCCCAATTTTCTCTCACACCTCTTCGGCGCATTGGAATAGGCCATGTACTAACGATACTTGGCATGGCCATCTCTGCCTTGGTGGAGTCAAGGCGGCTGAGGCTCATGAGATCCCACCATCTCCAAGGCCAAAATGGTGCCATTGTTCCAATGTCAGTCCTCTGGCTAGTGCCACAGCTAGCTTTTAATGGTATTGGAGAAGGATTCCATATTCCCGGACATCTCAGGTTTTACTACCAAGAGTTTCCTGCATCCTTGAAAAGCACCTCAACTGCAGTAGTTGCAATGTTCATTGGTATCGGATTCTACATGGGGAATACTCTGATTGATCTGGTTCAGAGAACAACGAGATGGTTGCCAGACAATATCAATGATGGAAGAATGGATAACATCTTCTGGCTCTGTTGTTTCCTGGGATCAGCAAATTTCATGTATTACCTCGTGTTTGCCACCTTCTACAAATATAGAAATATAGGTGACAAACCAAATGATGCGCCCAGTAAATGA
- the LOC138871135 gene encoding uncharacterized protein translates to MDYFGETLVGIASEWYMDQDISCWHIWDDLARDFVRQFQYNIDIAPDRNSLSNLKKKSSESFREYIVKWHEQAARVKPPMDETEMVSVFLQAQEADYYQNMIYAMGKSFAEAIKIGEMVENGLKTGRILSQSAIRATSQSIQGGSGGVANRKKKEEVAMATSSVRKPRSARLHFSERTPQHYYPHQDVAYAMDLQPYAVMNAQPYARPQQQFHQNRARFPRNQLPHQAQYNPRPPKNNFPYNARARELPRKTNFTPIEQKRIVLKDEDIRNVTNNPLPAHNNGPVIGMICEDKEFDPALKAIITIADVEKKPKADAKQEKREKKSKPTPQNTEKTVETKTEVVPSKDAILYVPRGPRKGQVTLSPPRRFELNKGSKMYVPKGTYVVLGPIISPRLNEPVVIVRAPQRPMRDPNAIPWNYNEVVVTYKGKEVLGEVNETNPAEKYLNLEEVNNATKKHFPLKKPISAEEADEFFRKMKTADYEIIDQLRKSPAQVSLLSLLMNSTEHQKVLIKTLNEAYVPIETTVEQLERMAERFFTINQISFSKNDLPPERATHNKALHLTVKCEGYYVKRVMLDGGSGVDICPLSTLQRMDIETERIRPNNVCVRAFDGIKRDTIGEIDLILTIGPVDFEVTFQVLDMDTSYNFLLGRPWIHAAGAVPSTLHQMVKLEYEDQEIIVHGEDEKSIYRDPSVPCLEVREGSEHIVYQVFEVVVADQYEEGSPCP, encoded by the exons ATGGACTACTTTGGAGAGACTTTGGTcggcattgcttctgaatggtatatggatcaggatataTCTTGTTGGCATATCTGGGACGACTTGGCtcgagattttgtcaggcagtttcaatataacatcgacattgcccctgaTAGGAATTCATtatcaaatctaaagaagaagtccTCGGAGAGCTTTCGAGAGTATATTGTCAAATGGcacgaacaagcggccagagtcaagcctccaatggacgaaacagaaatggtcagtgtcttccttcaagcccaagaggctgattattatcaaaacatgataTATGCAATGGGAAAGTCGTTTGccgaagccatcaaaatcggtgaaatggttgagaatggattgaaaacagggcgaatcttgagtcagtctgctataagggcgacctcccaatcaatccaaggcgggtctggaggagtagcaaaccgaaagaagaaggaagaagtagcAATGGCAACTTCGAGTGTAAGAAAACCCCGTTCGGCCAGACTTCATTTCtctgaaagaaccccacaacactactacccccatcaaGATGTGGCCTATGCTATGGATCTTCAGCCATATGCAGTGATGAATGCACAACCATACGctaggccacaacaacaatttcaccAAAATCGAGCTCGATTTCCCAGAAATCAACTtcctcaccaagctcagtataatccccgacctccaaAAAATAATTTCCCCTACAATGCCCGTGCTCGGGAGCTACCCAGGAAGACAAacttcacacctattg AACAAAAGCGAATAGTGTTAAAGGATGAAGACATTCgtaatgtgaccaacaacccgttaccggctcacaacaatggaccggttattggaatgatctgcgaagataaagagtttgatcctgccttgaaagccatcattACAATCGCTGACGTCGAGAAAAAGCCAAAGGCTGATGCAAAGCAAGAAAAAAGGGAGAAGAAGAGTAAACCCAcccctcaaaacacagaaaaaACAGTGGAAACCAAAACTGAGGTAGTACCCTCAAAAGATGCCATCCTTTATGTGCCCCGGGGTCCTAGGAAAGGACAagtgacattgagccctccaagaaggtttgagctgaacaaaggatctaaaatgtatgtgccaaaagggacCTATGTGGTACTGgggccaataatttcaccaaggctgaatgagcccgtggttattgttCGCGCACCGCAGAGGCCCATGAGAGATCCTAATGCCATCCCATGGAATTATAACGAGGTAgtagtaacctacaaaggaaaagaagtcctGGGAGAAGTAAATGAAACTAACCCGGCTGAGAAATACCTCAATCTGGAGGAAGTGAATAATGCCACGAAGAAGCATTTCCCACTCAAGAAGCCAATTAGTGCCGAAGAAGCAGATGAGTTcttcaggaaaatgaaaactgcggactacgagataattgaccaactccgaaagtctcCTGCTCAGGTCTCTTTGTTGTCTCTATTAATGAATTCAACTGAacatcagaaagtgttgatcaaaaccctcaatgAAGCTTACGTTCCGATTGAAACTACTGTGGAACAACtggagaggatggcagaaagattcttcaCAATCAATCAGATCTCCTTTAGCAAGAATGACCTGCCCCCGGAGAGGGCCACCCACAACAAAGCcctccacctaacagttaaatgtgaGGGGTACTATGTGAAGAGAGTCATGTTGGATGGCGGTTCCGGAGTAgatatctgccctctctcaactCTGCAAAGAATGGATATCGAGACTGAGAGAATCAGGCCCAACAACGTCTGTGTTCGTGCCTTTGATGGCATCAAAAGAGACACCATaggcgagatcgatttgattttgactattggacctgtggattttgaggtgacctttcaAGTCCTAGACATGGATACTTcttataatttcctcttgggaaggccttggattcacgCGGCAGGAGCCGTTCCttccactctccaccagatggtgaaattggAATATGAAGATCAGGAAATCATAGTCCACGGAGAGGATGAGAAATCGATCTATCGGGACCCGTCGGTCCCATGCCTCGAAGTTAGGGAAGGTagtgaacatatagtctatcaagttttcgaggttgtggtcgcagaccaataTGAAGAAGGAAGCCCTTGCCCTTAG